Genomic DNA from Candidatus Dadabacteria bacterium:
GACGTATCGGGTAAGAAATTCTCTGAACTTTACCTAGAGATAAAAAAACTCGCAGGCCGCATCAAATGAAAGAAAACCCCGCAGTCAGATTCCTTGTTTTACTGGTAAGGGTCTACCAGAAAACCCTTTCTCCCCTGCTTCCCAAAACCTGCAGGTTCCACCCCAGTTGCTCCGCGTATTCAATTGAGGCCTTGCGGGAACACGGAGCTTTCAAAGGAATCTGGATGACTCTCAGAAGAATACTGCGATGTCATCCGTTAAGCGCGGGAGGATATGACCCCGTAAAGAAAAAAAGCGATAAACGGGCGAA
This window encodes:
- the yidD gene encoding membrane protein insertion efficiency factor YidD: MKENPAVRFLVLLVRVYQKTLSPLLPKTCRFHPSCSAYSIEALREHGAFKGIWMTLRRILRCHPLSAGGYDPVKKKSDKRAKG